TTCGGCGATCGGTTCGCACGCGCCCATCAGCGTCAAACCCTCTTCGAGATTGCGCGGCAGTTGGTAGGGCAGTTCGTAGCCATCGCTGATCAGCGGTTCGGTGGGGCGCAGATTTTGCGTCATGCCGAGATAGCCGGCCGCGAGTGTGGCGGCAATCGCGAGGTACGGATTGCAGTCGACACCCGGAATGCGGTTTTCGATGCGGCGCGCAGCCGGGCCCGAATGCGGAATCCGGAAGCCCACCGTGCGGTTGTCGTAGCCCCACGCTACGTTGATCGGCGCTGCCATGAAGCGCGAGAGCCGGCGGTACGAGTTGATGTACGGTGCAAAAATCGGCATCAACGCCGGGGTGTACTTCTGCAGGCCGGCGATATAGCCGTCGAATAGCTGGGTGGGCTTGCCGTCGGCGCCGGTGAACAGGTTGTGGCCGCTTTCCTCGTCGACGAGACTCTGATGCATGTGCATCGCCGAGCCCGGTTCGTTTTCCATCGGCTTGGCCATGAACGTCGCATACATCTTGTGACGCAGCGCGGCCTCGCGCACCGTGCGCTTGAACAGGAACACGCTGTCCGCGAGCTTGAGCGGATCGCCGTGCATGAAGTTGATTTCCATCTGCGCCGCGCCGACTTCGTGAATCAGCGTGTCGACTTCCAGTTCCTGAATGTCGCAGTACTCATAGATGTCCTCGAAGAGCGGATCGAATTCGTTGACCGCTTCGATCGAGTACGCCTGACGGCCCGTCTCCGGACG
Above is a genomic segment from Paraburkholderia phenazinium containing:
- a CDS encoding glutamine synthetase family protein; translated protein: MQDIDEFLKQHRITEIEAIIPDMAGIARGKIIPRSKFESGESMRLPQAVMIQTVTGDYPEDGSLTGVTDPDMVCVPDASTIRLIPWAVDPTAQVIHDCVHFDGTPVAISPRRVLRQVLELYKAKGWKPVIAPELEFYLVDMNKDPDLPLQPPIGRTGRPETGRQAYSIEAVNEFDPLFEDIYEYCDIQELEVDTLIHEVGAAQMEINFMHGDPLKLADSVFLFKRTVREAALRHKMYATFMAKPMENEPGSAMHMHQSLVDEESGHNLFTGADGKPTQLFDGYIAGLQKYTPALMPIFAPYINSYRRLSRFMAAPINVAWGYDNRTVGFRIPHSGPAARRIENRIPGVDCNPYLAIAATLAAGYLGMTQNLRPTEPLISDGYELPYQLPRNLEEGLTLMGACEPIAEVLGEKFVKAYLALKETEYEAFFRVISSWERRHLLLHV